Proteins encoded by one window of Maledivibacter sp.:
- a CDS encoding helix-turn-helix transcriptional regulator codes for MTNRIKDFRNNANMTQQQLADLVSVSSRTIISLEKGQYNPSVLLAYRIAQVFHVSIENLFIFEERNEDEE; via the coding sequence ATGACAAATCGTATTAAGGATTTTAGGAACAATGCTAATATGACACAGCAACAATTGGCTGATTTAGTTTCCGTTTCATCAAGAACTATTATATCCTTGGAAAAAGGACAATACAATCCATCTGTACTTTTAGCCTATAGAATAGCACAGGTATTTCATGTTAGTATTGAAAATTTATTTATTTTTGAGGAGAGAAATGAAGATGAAGAGTAA
- a CDS encoding MATE family efflux transporter, with the protein MNKEKEMILDDNLWKVCLKLSLPAVVAMVLYGLNVVFDAIFIGRFVGETAFAGVSVVYPLTQIPLGLGSLVGVGAGSYLSILLGENDKKTTARLVGNANTLILLLTVIMMAFGFIFLNSLLSIMGAVGDELVYGSQYFRVTLYGTIFWIGGLGYNMIIRAEGKMKTAATMMGIGLVVNIIANYILMGIFDFGVQGAAWGTNICMFVITLLFISYCKSGKASFNVNVFKIYRDKDIIKEIISLGMPSFIMCIMTVIQGIIIMKALNTYGTTSDVAFYGIVFRLFNLFLTPIYGLMRALQPTVGVNFGAKQYERVVSSYKIFSLAALIIMLPLWLISMIFSNSVLSLMLPDVIFSSTQLFEFRIFITIAPLLCIVLTAMTFWPAIKKPKPAMVFGIGRQLFLYIPLMIVLPMFFGIVSIYVGSFVIDLILTIIIVFMLKKEFNILRSM; encoded by the coding sequence ATGAATAAAGAAAAAGAAATGATATTAGATGATAATTTGTGGAAAGTGTGTTTAAAGCTCTCGCTTCCCGCAGTTGTCGCAATGGTTTTATATGGGCTAAATGTAGTTTTTGATGCAATATTTATTGGTAGATTTGTTGGTGAGACTGCATTTGCGGGGGTGTCTGTTGTATATCCACTTACACAGATTCCCTTGGGATTAGGTTCCCTTGTAGGTGTTGGAGCAGGCTCATATCTAAGCATTTTACTTGGCGAAAATGATAAAAAGACGACAGCAAGATTGGTTGGTAATGCAAATACACTTATTCTGTTACTGACTGTAATCATGATGGCATTTGGCTTTATATTTCTGAACTCTTTACTAAGTATTATGGGAGCTGTTGGTGATGAGTTGGTTTATGGAAGTCAATATTTCAGGGTAACGCTTTACGGTACAATATTTTGGATTGGCGGTCTTGGTTACAATATGATTATAAGAGCTGAAGGCAAGATGAAAACTGCTGCAACTATGATGGGAATTGGCCTAGTAGTTAATATAATTGCCAACTATATTTTAATGGGTATATTTGATTTCGGTGTTCAAGGAGCAGCTTGGGGAACTAATATCTGTATGTTTGTAATTACACTACTTTTTATTAGCTATTGTAAAAGTGGGAAGGCAAGCTTTAATGTGAATGTATTTAAAATTTATAGAGATAAAGACATAATAAAAGAAATCATATCCCTTGGTATGCCTTCTTTTATTATGTGTATTATGACAGTCATTCAAGGTATTATCATAATGAAAGCTTTAAATACATATGGAACGACTTCAGACGTTGCATTCTATGGCATTGTATTTAGATTATTCAATTTATTCTTAACTCCAATTTATGGATTAATGAGAGCATTGCAACCAACTGTTGGTGTTAATTTTGGAGCTAAGCAATATGAGAGAGTTGTTAGTTCTTATAAAATATTTTCACTGGCTGCTTTGATTATAATGTTACCTTTATGGTTGATTTCTATGATTTTTTCAAATAGTGTTTTATCACTCATGTTACCAGATGTGATTTTTAGTAGTACACAATTGTTTGAATTTAGGATATTTATTACCATTGCACCTTTGCTTTGTATTGTTCTTACGGCAATGACCTTTTGGCCAGCAATTAAGAAGCCAAAACCTGCTATGGTTTTTGGTATTGGGCGTCAGTTGTTTTTGTATATTCCCCTTATGATTGTACTCCCTATGTTTTTTGGCATTGTGTCCATATATGTTGGATCCTTTGTGATAGATTTGATTCTAACAATCATCATAGTTTTTATGCTTAAGAAGGAATTTAATATTCTACGGAGTATGTAA
- a CDS encoding ABC transporter ATP-binding protein/permease produces MKNRTYTPLKQLYGLTINATGEKKDLFVRSIRLFIIAYIAQGIVFAMFYPLIKQMFSPNSNKKQVTIIFGAMIIAGIVSLIAKWKAHDFDFSGNIVDIAHNLRTRLGKSLREMPLETLTAFKTGELNSIFSNNVEESVVAMGIVTSMIIELIFVPITVTAITMFIDWRLALFMIVMFPLALPLYHKIRNINISEKSDFSNVNAELESRFIEYVQGLPVLRAVNRTGANEEKLQSSIDNVRRIQASGLSKTQLPYVALGLMIQGVLLLLLFFGASFVLGNILELLILASCLLIVARLVEPMSLFVSIINIFEITDIALNNVNDILNIKALDTLTPIECSQGHEIQFDKVDFSYSGQNYKTIKNVSFHIREKNMTAIVGHSGCGKTTLTKLLMRYADIQHGSIRIGGADIRHMSQAELMKHISVVFQDVYLFDDTVMNNIRMNNPNATDEEVYAAAKAAHCDDFIDRLQEGYDTTIGDIGGTLSGGERQRISIARAILKKAPIVILDEPTAALDTESEVSVQQAIDKLVEYKTVIIIAHRLSTIVGADQILVMDNGEIIEKGRHHELMALQGKYYKMWSAQQRVKPWSVIV; encoded by the coding sequence ATGAAAAATAGAACGTATACACCACTAAAGCAGCTTTATGGACTTACTATTAATGCAACTGGAGAGAAAAAGGACCTATTTGTAAGATCAATAAGATTATTTATTATTGCTTATATAGCACAGGGGATTGTATTTGCAATGTTTTATCCCCTTATAAAACAGATGTTTTCACCTAATTCTAACAAAAAACAGGTAACAATAATTTTCGGAGCTATGATAATAGCGGGAATAGTTTCGTTAATTGCAAAGTGGAAGGCTCATGACTTTGACTTTTCCGGTAATATTGTAGACATAGCCCATAATTTAAGGACGAGATTAGGTAAAAGTCTGAGAGAAATGCCTCTTGAAACATTAACTGCCTTTAAGACAGGAGAACTAAATTCTATATTCTCAAATAACGTAGAGGAATCAGTTGTAGCTATGGGTATAGTTACATCTATGATAATAGAGCTAATTTTTGTACCAATAACAGTTACTGCAATAACCATGTTTATAGATTGGCGATTAGCACTATTTATGATAGTCATGTTCCCACTTGCATTGCCTCTATATCATAAAATCAGAAATATAAATATTTCTGAAAAATCAGATTTTAGCAATGTAAATGCAGAATTAGAATCCCGTTTTATTGAATATGTACAGGGGCTACCGGTACTTAGAGCAGTGAACCGTACTGGTGCTAATGAAGAAAAACTACAATCTTCTATTGATAATGTAAGACGTATTCAGGCGTCTGGATTAAGTAAAACACAGCTTCCGTATGTTGCCTTAGGTCTTATGATCCAAGGGGTTCTTCTTCTGTTACTATTCTTTGGAGCATCTTTTGTTCTGGGAAATATATTGGAATTACTCATATTGGCGTCATGTCTACTAATTGTAGCTAGATTAGTTGAACCCATGTCCTTGTTTGTTTCTATTATCAATATATTTGAGATAACAGATATTGCACTAAATAATGTGAATGATATTTTGAACATTAAAGCTCTTGACACTTTGACACCAATAGAATGTTCTCAAGGTCATGAAATTCAGTTTGATAAAGTTGATTTCAGTTATTCAGGACAAAATTATAAAACTATTAAAAATGTTAGTTTTCATATAAGAGAAAAAAATATGACTGCCATTGTTGGTCACTCTGGGTGTGGAAAAACTACATTAACAAAGCTGCTTATGCGTTACGCAGATATTCAACATGGAAGTATTCGAATAGGTGGTGCGGATATTCGTCATATGTCTCAGGCAGAGTTAATGAAACATATTTCTGTTGTTTTCCAAGACGTTTATTTGTTTGATGATACGGTGATGAATAATATTCGTATGAATAATCCTAATGCTACGGATGAAGAAGTTTATGCCGCAGCTAAGGCCGCTCATTGTGATGATTTTATCGATAGACTTCAAGAAGGATATGATACAACAATTGGAGATATTGGTGGGACACTCTCCGGTGGGGAACGGCAAAGAATTAGTATTGCTAGAGCTATACTTAAGAAAGCCCCAATTGTTATACTTGATGAACCTACAGCGGCACTTGATACAGAAAGTGAAGTATCAGTTCAGCAAGCCATTGACAAATTGGTAGAATACAAAACGGTCATCATCATAGCACACAGATTATCAACTATCGTTGGAGCAGATCAGATTTTGGTCATGGACAACGGGGAAATTATCGAAAAAGGCAGACATCATGAACTAATGGCTCTCCAAGGAAAATACTATAAAATGTGGTCAGCCCAACAGAGGGTGAAACCCTGGTCAGTGATAGTGTAA
- a CDS encoding ABC transporter ATP-binding protein/permease — translation MAKSKENNKGLWAIIKPINNYMAGAIVLAVIQGILMILGNMLLANIMGIILGGELQLFGLSLNFRQSFWLLTLVIIITFTIRYYSFIVSHLGAFKLETILRKDLTSRLADVPLGYVITIGTGSLKKVLLDDVKNLHVFVADSIPLIGKSATTPIISLIAMLTIDWRIALVAVGVLILGMILMYGATKDDAKHRQRYEQSQSDINKAVIEFVQAMPVVRTFDDGSTSSKRYNVALERYRHYTKTWINLTAIPGKIALIILSPLPTILAVTGVGMLLVFSNELSLSGFIAAIMVSTGLAEALMPLMWFNQALKKSHASAVRIHETNDLPILTKPKVAKVPSSFDVTFNNVSFSYNNNHIHALKNINFTVPEETTSALIGPSGAGKSTVARLIPRFWDVTEGSIRIGGIDIRDMDSNILMDTVSFVFQDAFLFNDTLEENIRIAKIHATKIQIIEAAKAAQIHEFIMSLPNGYETMAGDRGVNLSGGQKQRITIARAILRDTPIIVFDEATAYADPENEEEIVKALSNLMRHKTVIVIAHKLSTIKDVQQIIAFDKGKLTESGTHDELLALGGTYANLWKNYTLAQNWDVHHKGGAI, via the coding sequence ATGGCAAAAAGTAAGGAAAATAATAAGGGGCTTTGGGCAATTATAAAACCTATTAATAATTATATGGCAGGTGCAATAGTTCTTGCGGTGATTCAAGGAATATTAATGATTTTAGGAAATATGCTATTAGCAAATATTATGGGCATTATTCTTGGTGGAGAACTTCAATTGTTTGGGTTAAGCTTGAACTTTAGGCAATCATTTTGGCTTTTAACCCTTGTAATTATAATCACATTTACTATCCGTTATTACAGCTTTATTGTCTCACATCTTGGTGCATTTAAACTTGAAACCATATTAAGAAAAGATCTCACAAGTCGTCTGGCGGATGTACCTTTAGGTTATGTGATTACAATAGGAACTGGGTCCTTAAAGAAAGTGCTTTTAGACGATGTTAAGAATCTTCACGTTTTTGTTGCTGACAGTATACCCTTGATAGGAAAAAGTGCTACAACACCTATTATATCTTTAATAGCTATGCTTACTATTGATTGGCGAATAGCTCTTGTAGCTGTAGGGGTACTCATTTTAGGCATGATCCTCATGTATGGAGCCACAAAAGATGATGCAAAGCATAGACAAAGATATGAACAAAGTCAGTCTGATATTAATAAGGCTGTTATAGAGTTTGTACAGGCGATGCCTGTTGTAAGAACATTTGATGATGGAAGTACTTCTTCTAAACGATATAATGTAGCTCTTGAAAGATACAGGCATTACACGAAAACTTGGATTAATCTCACAGCAATTCCTGGAAAGATTGCCTTGATTATTTTAAGTCCGTTACCAACAATATTAGCTGTCACAGGTGTAGGCATGTTACTTGTTTTTAGTAATGAACTTAGTTTGTCAGGTTTTATAGCGGCTATTATGGTTAGTACAGGTCTTGCAGAAGCCTTAATGCCACTAATGTGGTTTAATCAAGCCCTTAAGAAATCCCATGCATCGGCAGTGCGCATTCATGAAACAAATGACTTACCAATTCTTACAAAACCAAAAGTAGCAAAGGTTCCAAGTAGCTTTGATGTTACATTTAATAATGTTTCTTTTAGCTATAACAATAATCATATTCATGCACTAAAAAACATAAATTTTACAGTACCTGAAGAGACAACATCTGCACTTATTGGTCCAAGTGGAGCTGGAAAAAGTACAGTAGCTAGATTAATTCCAAGATTCTGGGATGTAACAGAGGGAAGCATTCGTATTGGGGGTATTGATATAAGAGATATGGACTCAAATATACTCATGGATACAGTTTCCTTTGTTTTTCAAGATGCTTTTCTTTTTAACGATACACTAGAGGAAAATATTCGTATTGCAAAAATACATGCCACAAAAATTCAAATTATTGAAGCTGCAAAGGCTGCTCAAATTCATGAATTTATTATGAGTTTACCTAATGGTTATGAAACAATGGCAGGTGATAGGGGTGTAAATCTGTCTGGAGGACAAAAACAAAGGATTACAATAGCAAGAGCGATCCTTAGGGATACGCCTATTATTGTTTTTGATGAAGCAACTGCATATGCGGACCCTGAAAATGAAGAAGAAATAGTTAAAGCACTATCTAATCTTATGAGACACAAGACGGTTATTGTTATTGCCCATAAGCTGTCAACAATTAAAGATGTACAGCAGATAATTGCTTTTGACAAAGGGAAGTTAACAGAATCCGGTACACACGATGAATTACTTGCCTTAGGTGGGACCTATGCTAACCTATGGAAAAACTATACATTGGCACAAAACTGGGATGTACATCATAAAGGAGGGGCGATATGA